The following are from one region of the Sulfurimicrobium lacus genome:
- a CDS encoding ankyrin repeat domain-containing protein → MPTRPPFSPEIRTSRVGSFARRVPLLIVGALALLVGACNKAPENAPPSDAQKQQDTAKANSVIPEESPLAKAATKGNLTEVKALLDKGASPNVFDALGRTPLHMAAFYGHPRTAALLIAKGADVNAKDRIGMTPLHAAVLAGSVQEVDLFLANKAEIDAVANSGVTPLHLAAATGHPQLVKILIQRGANPLNKDLTGATPLFYAVRNKDPDSIALLRQYAAKE, encoded by the coding sequence ATGCCCACTCGTCCACCCTTCAGTCCCGAGATCAGAACTTCACGCGTCGGAAGCTTTGCCCGCCGTGTACCGCTATTGATCGTTGGCGCGCTTGCGCTGCTTGTCGGCGCGTGCAACAAAGCGCCGGAGAACGCGCCGCCATCCGATGCTCAGAAACAGCAGGACACCGCCAAGGCAAACAGCGTCATCCCGGAGGAGTCGCCGCTGGCCAAGGCGGCGACCAAGGGAAATCTCACCGAAGTGAAAGCGCTGCTCGACAAGGGTGCGAGCCCCAATGTTTTCGATGCGCTGGGAAGGACGCCGCTCCACATGGCCGCTTTTTACGGGCACCCGAGGACCGCCGCACTGCTCATCGCCAAGGGGGCGGATGTCAATGCCAAGGACCGGATCGGCATGACGCCTTTGCATGCGGCGGTGCTCGCTGGCAGCGTACAGGAAGTTGATCTGTTCCTGGCCAACAAGGCCGAGATCGACGCCGTGGCGAATTCCGGCGTAACGCCGCTCCATCTGGCCGCAGCGACCGGACATCCGCAACTGGTGAAAATTCTGATCCAGCGCGGCGCCAACCCGCTGAACAAGGATCTGACCGGGGCTACACCGCTATTTTACGCGGTGAGAAACAAGGATCCGGACTCGATAGCGCTGCTCCGGCAATACGCCGCCAAAGAGTGA
- a CDS encoding DMT family protein — translation MSSVLLLVLSNVFMTFAWYGHLKYGQEWPLWKVILVSWSIALLEYCLAVPANRLGYGEFTGFQLKIMQEVITLVVFIGFALTFLKEKLAWNYLVAFAFLAVAVFFAFAFKAPGPAA, via the coding sequence GTGAGTTCCGTTCTCTTGCTGGTTTTGTCGAATGTCTTCATGACCTTCGCCTGGTACGGGCACTTGAAATACGGCCAGGAGTGGCCGCTGTGGAAAGTGATCCTGGTTTCCTGGTCTATCGCGCTGCTCGAATACTGCCTGGCGGTACCGGCGAATCGTCTCGGCTATGGCGAGTTCACGGGTTTCCAGCTCAAGATCATGCAAGAGGTCATCACGCTCGTCGTCTTCATCGGATTCGCGCTCACTTTTCTGAAGGAAAAACTCGCGTGGAATTACCTCGTCGCCTTTGCGTTTCTCGCGGTCGCCGTGTTCTTTGCTTTCGCCTTCAAGGCTCCCGGACCGGCCGCCTGA
- a CDS encoding glycine zipper 2TM domain-containing protein codes for MKHHIVLLLIAAFLSGPAFAADTSSKSQYAEAKKAAATRYADDKKLCADESSSSARMQCLRDAKAEYNKALANAKSEYAGTSARSAKVCADCGKVLSVRVVEKQGEGGPVGIIAGGVAGALLGHQVGSGTGKDIATIAGAAGGAYAGHKIEQKVKTANVWEVAVRFENGDEKTFSFDKDPGFTTGSAVRASNGSIVHR; via the coding sequence ATGAAACACCATATTGTTTTGCTGCTTATCGCCGCCTTCCTGTCCGGCCCCGCCTTTGCCGCCGACACAAGCTCCAAATCTCAATATGCGGAGGCAAAGAAGGCCGCAGCCACCCGCTACGCCGATGACAAGAAACTCTGTGCCGACGAATCTTCCTCCAGTGCCCGCATGCAATGCTTGCGCGATGCCAAGGCCGAATACAACAAAGCGCTGGCCAATGCCAAATCCGAATATGCCGGCACCTCAGCCCGCAGCGCCAAGGTGTGTGCCGACTGCGGCAAGGTGCTGTCGGTAAGGGTGGTGGAAAAACAAGGCGAGGGCGGACCCGTGGGCATCATCGCGGGCGGTGTTGCCGGCGCCCTGCTAGGCCATCAGGTGGGGAGTGGGACCGGCAAGGACATTGCCACCATCGCTGGTGCCGCGGGCGGCGCCTACGCCGGGCACAAGATCGAGCAGAAGGTGAAGACCGCCAATGTGTGGGAAGTTGCCGTGCGCTTCGAAAATGGTGACGAGAAGACGTTCAGCTTCGACAAGGACCCCGGCTTCACCACCGGCAGCGCAGTCAGGGCCAGCAACGGCAGCATCGTTCACCGCTGA
- a CDS encoding PilT/PilU family type 4a pilus ATPase produces the protein MTDIQELLKLMVERGASDLFISAEISPRMKIQGETLPVNLPAHRRQGDEKDDLKTHIPWPALKPGESKKIAYELMTSAQRREFEQTKECNFALASDHTGRYRVNVYYQRGEVSVAVRLIKADIPTFDVLGLPPQAAQLSMLKRGLVLMVGAAGTGKSTTLAAMVGHRTKMVDGRIITIEDPIEFLFTHGKSMVEQREVGVDTLTFGDALRNAMREAPDVIVIGEIRDRETAQHAIMYAEAGALCISTLHSNNANQAVERLINFFPEDARKQVLMDLSLNLKGVISQRLIPGMEGGLVLATEVLLQSAYSSDLIQKGQIDVLKDAIKKGTEVGMQLFDDCLYKLYKARKISEQEALHNADSRTDLALKIKLS, from the coding sequence ATGACTGATATCCAGGAACTCCTGAAATTAATGGTCGAGCGTGGGGCATCGGACCTTTTTATCTCGGCGGAAATCTCTCCCCGCATGAAAATACAGGGGGAAACGCTCCCCGTTAACCTTCCCGCGCATCGCCGTCAGGGTGATGAGAAAGATGATCTCAAAACCCATATTCCCTGGCCTGCACTCAAACCGGGAGAATCCAAGAAAATCGCTTATGAGCTGATGACCAGCGCGCAACGCCGGGAGTTCGAGCAAACCAAAGAGTGCAACTTTGCCCTGGCTTCGGACCACACCGGCCGCTACCGCGTGAACGTCTACTACCAGCGCGGCGAGGTGTCGGTAGCGGTTCGACTGATCAAGGCGGATATCCCCACTTTCGACGTGCTCGGCCTGCCGCCTCAGGCGGCGCAGCTCTCAATGCTCAAACGCGGCCTGGTGCTGATGGTCGGCGCGGCAGGTACCGGGAAAAGCACCACCCTGGCGGCCATGGTCGGGCACCGGACCAAAATGGTGGATGGCCGCATCATCACCATCGAGGACCCGATCGAATTCCTGTTCACGCATGGGAAGTCGATGGTCGAGCAAAGGGAAGTCGGGGTAGACACACTGACATTCGGCGATGCGTTGCGAAATGCGATGCGCGAAGCGCCGGACGTGATCGTCATCGGCGAGATCCGGGACCGGGAGACGGCCCAGCACGCGATCATGTACGCGGAAGCCGGCGCGCTGTGTATTTCCACATTGCACTCCAACAACGCGAATCAGGCAGTCGAACGACTGATAAACTTCTTTCCGGAAGATGCGCGCAAGCAGGTTTTGATGGATCTGTCGCTCAACCTCAAGGGCGTGATTTCTCAGAGGCTGATTCCCGGCATGGAAGGCGGCCTGGTGCTGGCGACGGAAGTTCTGCTGCAATCCGCCTATTCCTCGGACCTGATCCAGAAAGGCCAGATCGACGTTCTGAAAGATGCCATCAAAAAAGGCACGGAAGTCGGCATGCAGTTATTCGACGATTGCCTGTACAAGCTCTACAAGGCGCGCAAGATATCGGAGCAGGAAGCTTTGCACAATGCGGATTCGAGAACCGACCTGGCGCTCAAGATCAAGCTGTCGTGA
- a CDS encoding LytR/AlgR family response regulator transcription factor: MKAIIADDERHLADDLQRRLQRLWPELHIAAVVHDGVAAAAALAEIKPDFAFLDIRMPGQSGLDAARSAPAGCRVVFVTAYDDHAVQAFEQAAADYLLKPVSDERLARCVERLKQHAVAAPDELLARLQRLLAAPAKPEPLRWLRAQVGQTVRMVAVEEVCCFQSADKYTLLQTRDAELLLRTPLKELLAQLDPQQFWQVHRGTVVNVGQIVSAHHDLLGKVSLTLRDRPEKIAVSRSYAHLFRQM; the protein is encoded by the coding sequence ATGAAAGCCATCATCGCCGACGACGAACGGCATCTGGCGGATGATTTGCAGCGTCGGCTGCAGCGCCTGTGGCCCGAATTGCACATCGCCGCAGTAGTGCACGACGGCGTGGCGGCCGCGGCGGCACTGGCGGAGATCAAGCCGGATTTCGCTTTCCTCGATATCCGCATGCCGGGGCAGAGCGGGCTGGACGCGGCACGCTCCGCGCCAGCCGGGTGTCGCGTGGTGTTCGTCACCGCCTACGACGACCACGCGGTGCAGGCCTTCGAGCAGGCGGCAGCGGACTACCTGCTCAAGCCGGTCTCGGACGAGCGTCTGGCGCGCTGCGTGGAACGGTTGAAACAGCATGCGGTGGCGGCGCCCGACGAATTGCTGGCGCGCCTGCAACGGCTGCTCGCCGCGCCTGCCAAACCGGAACCGCTGCGCTGGCTGCGCGCGCAAGTGGGTCAGACGGTGCGCATGGTGGCGGTGGAAGAAGTCTGCTGCTTTCAGTCCGCCGATAAGTACACGCTGCTGCAGACGCGCGATGCCGAATTGCTGTTGCGCACGCCGCTCAAGGAGTTGCTCGCGCAACTCGACCCGCAGCAGTTCTGGCAGGTGCATCGCGGCACGGTGGTGAACGTGGGTCAGATCGTCTCCGCGCACCACGATTTGCTGGGCAAGGTCTCGCTCACCCTGCGCGACCGGCCGGAGAAGATCGCGGTAAGCCGCAGCTATGCGCATTTGTTCCGGCAGATGTGA
- a CDS encoding sensor histidine kinase translates to MKKTLSYLLATLVFNTAIAGVLTMLLPHIPFRHNFIYSHCIGLSVLSINLVAFTCTRSGIRRWATLALSFPSSVAVGLTLAFAITGDGSWSDSQAWQTMVVGLFFGFIGAAAVLLSERIEAEVKQRQLIESESGRRAIEAHLKLLQAQIEPHFLFNTLANVGSLIDGDPTLAKQLLEHLNDWLRVALARARSDSATLGDELDMLENYLQIMKIRFGERLNWHIEVPEDARRSAFPPMLLQPLVENAVRHGIEPKLGGGEINIRASIAHAMLRIEVSDSGVGLRDKNTAGTGLANVRARLATLFGETGYLTLRGNGEAGAIATLALPQ, encoded by the coding sequence ATGAAAAAGACGCTGTCCTACCTGCTCGCCACCCTCGTTTTCAATACCGCCATCGCCGGCGTGTTGACCATGCTGCTGCCGCACATCCCTTTCCGCCACAACTTCATTTATTCGCATTGCATCGGCCTGTCCGTATTGTCCATCAATCTCGTTGCATTCACTTGCACGAGAAGCGGCATCAGGCGCTGGGCGACACTGGCGCTGTCTTTCCCCAGCAGTGTGGCAGTAGGCCTGACGCTGGCTTTTGCCATCACCGGGGATGGAAGCTGGAGCGATTCACAAGCCTGGCAAACCATGGTGGTTGGTTTATTTTTTGGCTTCATCGGCGCTGCTGCGGTACTGCTTTCCGAACGCATCGAGGCGGAAGTGAAGCAGCGGCAGCTCATCGAGAGCGAGAGCGGAAGACGCGCCATCGAGGCGCATCTCAAGCTGCTGCAGGCGCAGATCGAGCCGCATTTCCTGTTCAACACGCTGGCGAACGTCGGCAGCCTGATCGACGGCGATCCGACCTTGGCGAAACAACTGCTGGAACACCTCAACGACTGGCTGCGCGTGGCCCTGGCGCGGGCGCGCAGCGACAGCGCGACCTTGGGCGACGAGCTGGACATGCTGGAGAACTACCTGCAGATCATGAAGATCCGTTTCGGCGAACGCCTGAACTGGCATATCGAGGTGCCTGAAGATGCCCGTCGTTCGGCCTTCCCGCCGATGCTGCTGCAGCCGCTGGTGGAGAACGCGGTGCGTCACGGCATCGAACCGAAACTGGGCGGCGGCGAGATCAACATCCGCGCAAGCATCGCGCATGCAATGTTGCGCATCGAAGTCAGCGACAGCGGCGTGGGCCTGCGGGATAAAAATACTGCGGGAACGGGGCTGGCGAACGTGCGTGCACGGCTGGCTACCCTGTTCGGGGAGACCGGATACCTGACGCTGCGGGGCAATGGCGAGGCCGGCGCGATTGCCACCCTGGCGCTTCCTCAATGA
- a CDS encoding outer membrane lipoprotein-sorting protein, producing the protein MNKIFCVLILGLLGLGNSAFAAPDAHSILKDSDQARGGGLAGIVWEIRLASRDGGRVDEPQRILVKAVDDSSVAETLEPARFKGSKLLQVERNMWLTRPGLSKPIPISPRQRMSGQASNGDIAATNYAGDYDAQLKGTETLDGEACYVLDLAAKHKRTTYDRIRYWISVKRVVGLKAEFYSVSGKLLKTARFEYANTIEHDGKRIPFISKMVIRDALVDAETTMEFGTVKVKKIAASEFDLGQMQ; encoded by the coding sequence ATGAACAAGATTTTCTGCGTATTGATACTTGGGTTGCTTGGTTTGGGTAACTCGGCTTTTGCCGCTCCCGATGCGCACAGCATCCTCAAGGATTCCGACCAGGCGCGCGGCGGCGGTCTGGCCGGCATCGTGTGGGAGATCAGGCTGGCATCGCGCGACGGCGGGCGCGTGGACGAGCCGCAGCGCATCCTGGTCAAGGCGGTGGACGACTCGAGCGTGGCCGAGACGCTCGAACCGGCACGTTTCAAGGGTTCCAAGCTGTTGCAGGTGGAGCGCAACATGTGGCTCACGCGCCCCGGACTGTCCAAGCCCATCCCCATCTCGCCGCGCCAGCGCATGAGCGGTCAGGCATCCAACGGCGACATCGCGGCGACCAACTACGCGGGCGACTACGACGCCCAACTGAAAGGGACCGAGACACTGGACGGCGAGGCCTGCTACGTGCTCGACCTCGCCGCGAAGCACAAGCGCACCACCTACGACCGCATCCGCTACTGGATATCGGTCAAGCGCGTGGTGGGGCTCAAGGCGGAGTTCTATTCGGTGAGCGGCAAGCTGCTCAAGACCGCGCGCTTCGAATACGCCAACACCATCGAACACGATGGCAAGCGCATCCCCTTCATCAGCAAAATGGTAATCCGCGATGCGCTGGTCGACGCCGAGACCACGATGGAGTTCGGCACGGTGAAGGTGAAGAAAATCGCGGCGTCAGAGTTCGATCTGGGGCAAATGCAATGA
- a CDS encoding ABC transporter permease: MNNMFKLALRGLMRNRRRSLVTLLAIALGFSAIALFAGYTHNVYDGLARLSIHGEMIGHLTVSKRGMRKEGKLDPERYLLTSKEVETITRLLKDEPHVEMVAPRLALSGLVSNGRASTIFIAEGIEPAAMEHMQKNELTEQEKKTGLYRNTKKQLDPARPEVVELSEGLIEMLHLSPGGQAAMLVNTLTGQANALDITVGHSFNTGNAGSNDKFAFVSLALARSLLDAEGRADRLTVLLDDVNQTAAMRDRLLAKLRGAGFDVEVQTWQDLSDFYNQVHGMFDMIFGFIFSIVLTVVVMSVANSMGMTVVERTREIGTLRAIGLKRSGVVRLFTTESMLLSLIGCIVGLFITLGVRWGINMANISYVPPNSASAVPLLVDMDTGRVLFTFVLMGVVGTLAAYLPARRAAKKDIIDALGHV; encoded by the coding sequence ATGAATAACATGTTCAAACTGGCATTGCGCGGACTCATGCGCAACCGCCGCCGTTCCCTGGTAACGCTGCTGGCCATCGCCCTCGGCTTCTCGGCCATCGCGCTGTTCGCCGGATACACGCACAACGTTTACGACGGCCTCGCACGTCTGTCCATCCACGGCGAAATGATCGGCCATCTCACCGTCAGCAAGCGCGGCATGCGCAAGGAAGGCAAGCTCGACCCGGAACGCTATCTGCTCACTTCGAAGGAAGTCGAGACCATCACCAGGCTGCTGAAAGATGAGCCTCACGTCGAGATGGTCGCGCCGCGCCTGGCTTTGAGCGGGCTGGTCAGCAACGGCCGCGCCAGCACCATCTTCATCGCCGAGGGCATCGAACCGGCGGCGATGGAACACATGCAGAAAAACGAGCTGACCGAACAGGAAAAGAAGACGGGCTTGTACCGCAACACCAAGAAGCAACTCGACCCGGCGCGCCCGGAAGTGGTGGAACTGAGCGAAGGCCTGATCGAGATGCTGCATCTCTCCCCCGGCGGACAGGCGGCAATGCTGGTGAACACGCTCACTGGCCAGGCCAATGCGCTCGACATCACGGTGGGGCACAGCTTCAACACCGGCAACGCGGGCAGCAACGACAAGTTCGCCTTCGTCTCCCTGGCCCTGGCGCGTTCCCTGCTGGATGCGGAAGGACGCGCCGATCGCTTGACCGTCCTGCTCGACGACGTGAACCAGACCGCAGCGATGCGCGACCGCCTGCTGGCGAAACTCCGCGGCGCCGGGTTCGACGTCGAGGTCCAGACCTGGCAGGACCTGTCCGATTTCTACAACCAGGTGCATGGCATGTTCGACATGATTTTCGGCTTCATCTTCTCCATCGTGCTGACCGTGGTGGTGATGAGCGTGGCCAACTCGATGGGCATGACGGTGGTGGAGCGCACCCGCGAGATCGGCACGCTGCGCGCCATCGGCTTGAAGCGCAGCGGCGTGGTACGCTTGTTCACCACCGAGTCGATGCTGCTTTCGCTGATCGGCTGCATCGTCGGATTATTCATCACGCTGGGCGTGCGCTGGGGCATCAACATGGCGAATATCTCCTACGTTCCACCCAACAGCGCCAGCGCGGTGCCGCTGCTGGTGGACATGGATACCGGGCGCGTGCTATTCACCTTCGTGCTGATGGGCGTGGTGGGAACGCTGGCGGCTTATCTGCCGGCAAGACGCGCAGCGAAGAAGGACATCATCGATGCGCTTGGACATGTGTAA
- a CDS encoding ABC transporter ATP-binding protein, which yields MSDNTDHPPILRLRNVRRRFLLGETTIDALHGISLDIHAGEFLAVWGPSGSGKSTLMNIIGLIDSPTEGEVHFEEQDTGMLGDDALTDFRARKIGFVFQNFNLVPVLSALENVMLPLQIRGVAEHAARERAAAALVDVGLERFRNSLPDKLSGGQRQRVAIARALVVEPRLVIADEPTANLDSENSRMVVDLMREMNRARKVTFVFTTHDPRLLDHVDRKILLRDGSIESDEVMA from the coding sequence ATGAGCGACAACACCGATCATCCGCCGATCCTGAGGCTGCGCAACGTGCGCCGCCGCTTCCTGCTGGGAGAGACGACCATCGACGCGCTGCACGGCATCTCGCTGGACATCCATGCCGGCGAGTTTCTCGCCGTGTGGGGACCATCCGGCAGCGGTAAATCCACCCTGATGAACATCATCGGCCTGATCGACTCGCCCACCGAAGGCGAGGTGCATTTCGAGGAGCAGGACACGGGGATGCTGGGGGACGACGCCCTCACCGATTTTCGCGCCCGCAAGATCGGCTTCGTGTTCCAGAACTTCAACCTCGTGCCGGTGCTCTCCGCGCTGGAGAACGTGATGCTGCCCTTGCAGATCCGGGGCGTGGCGGAGCACGCGGCGCGCGAACGGGCCGCTGCCGCGCTGGTGGATGTCGGGCTGGAGCGTTTCAGGAACTCCTTGCCCGACAAGCTCTCGGGCGGGCAGCGCCAGCGCGTCGCCATCGCCCGCGCGCTGGTGGTCGAGCCCAGGCTGGTCATCGCCGACGAACCGACGGCGAACCTGGATTCCGAAAACAGCCGCATGGTGGTGGACCTGATGCGCGAGATGAACCGCGCGCGCAAGGTGACTTTCGTGTTCACCACCCACGACCCGCGCCTGCTCGACCATGTGGACCGAAAAATCCTGCTGCGCGACGGCAGCATCGAAAGCGACGAGGTGATGGCATGA
- a CDS encoding flavin reductase family protein — MAKQSLPLSEVYGLLEPGPVVLLTTAGEDRPNIMTLSWHTMIEFEPPLVGCVLSNRDYSFDLLRRSGECAINIPAVDLAEKVVGCGNTTGRETDKFATFGLTPVPAARVKAPLIDECFASLECEVFDDGMVEQYGFFILQVIEAWIDPLQHDPRTLHHRGKGAFMIAGETVRLPSRMK, encoded by the coding sequence ATGGCGAAACAATCCTTGCCCCTGTCCGAGGTCTACGGCCTGCTCGAACCGGGCCCGGTGGTGCTGCTCACCACTGCCGGGGAGGACCGGCCAAACATCATGACCCTGTCGTGGCACACCATGATCGAGTTCGAGCCGCCGCTGGTCGGCTGCGTGCTCAGCAACCGGGATTACAGTTTCGACCTGCTGCGGCGAAGCGGGGAATGCGCGATCAACATCCCCGCAGTCGACTTGGCTGAGAAAGTGGTGGGCTGCGGCAACACCACCGGACGCGAAACGGACAAGTTCGCGACTTTCGGCCTCACCCCGGTACCCGCCGCGCGGGTCAAGGCGCCGCTGATCGACGAATGCTTCGCCAGCCTGGAATGCGAAGTCTTCGACGACGGGATGGTGGAGCAATACGGTTTCTTCATCCTCCAGGTAATCGAGGCATGGATCGACCCGCTGCAGCACGACCCGCGCACCCTGCATCACCGCGGGAAAGGGGCCTTCATGATCGCCGGCGAAACCGTCCGCCTGCCTTCCAGGATGAAATGA